In Perca fluviatilis chromosome 19, GENO_Pfluv_1.0, whole genome shotgun sequence, the genomic window cagaataaattaaaaagtcattattTTTGCAACTGGTTCTTCTCGTTTTCTAACGCTACATGTATGTCTGGTATTGACGGACTGCTGCAGAGGGTGGCACCATTTGGTTGGCTGGTTATTGGTTGGCATTAGGCTATTTGACTCACCATGTGAAAGTCATATAAGCCAGATGGCAGACATATTGTCTGTGAAGAGCACCACTCTTGCATAATGTAGTGAGGAAACCCACTGGTGTGAGTGGAATATGGCCGTCAGGTAGAAGGCTGCCAGAGCTCCAATACATGCAACCAtcttgacaaaaacaaaagcagctacAGTTGTTGTAGATGATCATCAAGGGACTTAATTAGAAAGAAATATAGGGAAAGAAACTGTAGCCAGCTGAAGTTGTTACATTTTCCATAACTTTTAAgggcacttttttttatatttggtcAGCTTCCAAAACTAGAATACCAGCAATGCAGCTATGGGACAATTCTAAATAAAGTGGGTTTATTTAGCGGTATGTGAACTGAACTAGTGCATTCTGTGCTCAGAGTAGACTAAGTAATAATAGGTTTGTTTACATAATTAGACCACTATCAAAGCTCAGCAGTGGTTGTAAACTGTAAACTGTAATTGCATGTCTGTGAGTAATATATAAGTGAAAAAGaccatgttttttatttaggaTTAAACAAGGACTTTAACAGAAGGATCTGATATGGACAGTGAAAATTCTCAAAAGCTGTGCAAAACTAACATCAGAAACCAGTGGAGAAGGGTGTGATGCACAAACTATGAATTAATTTTGGAAGTATAGGCTAGTCCTGTTTCTTCTCTGGCTGGTTGCTGTAGCACCTAAAACGTACAGtattttaaaactgaaaacCTCAAAAGCAATCTAAACGACAAGAAGTACTACTTATAGGTATAGTGGAGCCACACTGAAGTTTCAAACACAATGCTTAACTCACAAAAGGTCAGCAAAAGAATCAAAGCCAAGACTGTGGGTGGGCACAAGCCTTCCTCTGCCTCCACACAGACCTTTCGTACACTGGGCATGGCCACCAGATGCTGAGTGAAAGTTCTGCTTACGCTCTATATTATCGCCTTCCAATATTTACCTTACTCCCACCAATTCACCCAGAGTGAAAGAGGGAGTTACGCAACATGTCACATCCTTTGACATTCCACTAGTCTGGAAAAGGACCCTTGACTGCTCTTAGAAACAAGGCGTCCTTGTCAAGGTAACAGGAAGGAAATGGGTTTAAAGCGAATGACAGTCCGTAGCATTTAGCATCTTAAATCAACTTTCTACCTcagaaaaaaatgccaaaataagaaataaatgtgCAACGCTAGCACCAATTTTCACCTGCACAATCTCTAACTCAGTATAGGTCTGAAGCAACACTAACAGCTCAACCGTGTCTTTTCTGCAAAGCCCTGTACACCTGAATACACACTCCTGATTTGGACTGTGAAGCAGCGATGTTCACAAACACTGATTGGTGTGCAAGGTCTCAGCTTTGGCATCTGATTAGACTGCATACTGTCAATGCAACTCATCAAAGATGTAGACTACGACAATCTGGAATTGGgccacctgtctctctccccttgggGTTAGCATTCCTCCTCCCAAAGTAATAACAGAGCAGAGAAGAGAGCTGTCAGCCCAAACATAACCAGGAGGTAACCATTCTTTTTTCTCCAGTACATCTGCTCAAGTCTCTCTATTAAAAGAGGGGTGATAATCCCAGATCCTTTCTGGAGAAAGTTAATCCACATGTAATCGCCATGGCTCCCAGGAATTCAGGGTAAATATGCAGTGTTGCTCTCCTGGAGGTAATAGAGGCTGAGGTATCAAAATGTGTTTCTTCAACATAAACAGATTTGCAATTTGTTAGAATATGGCCTGGGTATAACTATGTGTATTCTATGTGAAAGATCATTTGCAAAATATCATTTTAATTATAATGATATTCCTTTTTGGTTGTTATGTGGACTGTGATATATAACAAGAAAGTCAAAGAAATGTAATACTTACACAACCCATATCCCAGTGATGGTCAGAACTGGGAGGCTAACAGGCAGTACCATCCAGAGAGACATCTTCCAGCACCTTGAGCAgcccctttcttctttttcctcttcgGCCAGCCAAGCAATATCTGCTCAAGTAGTACTAACATTTAACTGAGTGTGAATGACATCTGCATTGTCACCGACAGATTCATTTTCTTGAAGATGGAGGATAGTAGGCTACATGGGACATTGGCAACGACAGATGTGTCCTTTTACCTGGTGAATGAGAGGAGGGAAGTGAGTTAGGTCAGGCTCATTCACCTATTAATCAGAAAGCAATCATCATCAAGCCTTGCCAGTTAAAGTCATCTGTTTTAGAAACTTTAACTTTGTTTTACTGGTTGGTTTAATGAGGGTGATGGCTTGCCTTTATAATCATTTATATCACACGTACATTTACTCATACGTTTACGTTTACAACTCATGTTTGAGTAGCTACTTCCATTGTGGCATATGGCACATACTAACAGCTGTTCACCTTCACGTTTTTAGCAAAGCAACTATGACAAACATCAAAAGCAAATCTGTGAATACTCACCTTCGGTCTTAGCTAGcaagttttatgttttgttggtTACTCTGAGTATGCCGACCTGTCCTCCACAACTCTGGTAACGTTACCGTTATATCAAAACTATTCCACACACGCGGGACACGGTGAAACCTTATTTCTATATCAAatcctgtcttttcttttccgtACTACAGAGGTCCCGTTAGCCCTTTTCTTGCTTTGAATTGGAGAGGGGGAGGCTCGTAGCTCTCACACGCTGACGGTCTCGTTGCATCGCCGCCACGAGACACTCCAGAGTATCCAGCTGTTTGACTCCGCCCCCCAAAACCTGTAGTGGCAGTGTACGTTGAATTTATGTTTGGTGGCGCACCGAGTGGGCGGGTCGACGAGGTCGAAAACAAATAGGGACGCTAAAAGCAGTTTCATTATATTGTCTGTCGTCTTTTACAGTGTATATAAGCTTActtatgcatttaaaaaaaaaatacgatATTAGTGTTTTACCAACAGACCATTTCACAATTGGCATTGCCGGTCTATTAGTTTGAGACCAAAGCAAAGATATTTTAATGATGTATACCAAAGTAAACTCGGAACCCAGCTGTTTCCTAGCAAGGATTGAGATGAAGGAAGTACAAAATGAATTAATACAAAAAGACGcttctgttttttctttactCTTACAGTTGATCACAGACATAAATAGGTTGATGGATCCTTTTCTTCTCTCactgtgtgcgcgcgtgtgtgtgtgtgtgtgtgtgtgtgtgtgtgtgtgtgtgtgtgtgtgtgtgtgtgtgtgtgtgtgtgtgtgtgtgtgtgtgtgtgtgtgtgtgtgtgtgcgatccGTCCACCAaagcttgtttctgctgccccctgGAGCTTTAACATGGCTCTCTACACCTGTATCCCCTAATAAGGACCGGAATATGGCGATGTAATATCTGCATGCCTTAATGTCTGGTAATTATTGATTGAAATGTAATCCTGATTATCCTGTTGATTTCCCAACTTTGAACAAGTTGTTTACATTTGTCACTTCTAGCAAACAAAACTCAAAGCAGTGccatagttttttttccaagtccTCACCACTAATGGATCCAAGTAGTAGAGGGGTATTTCTATATTAATGGAGCTATGATGGCTAATAGACTGAGtgtgaaaaacaacagcaaCTACAGCTCCATATAAAGTGCCAAATAAATCAGTAAAAACGTTGGGGTTTTAGAAACTGtgatttaatttcatttataaCATAGGCCTACCAGTAATATAACTTTAACATAATAGAGAAAAGCATTATGGAGCATtgtgaataaaaacacaataatcaATTGAACTGACACATTTTGTAGACTAGATTGCCCCAAAACAATAACAGATTAACAGGATCATTTAACAACACATTTTTCATACATGAGAAAATTATTACTTTTAGCAAAAACTGCAACAAAAGGAATTATCAAACACCCggtttaaaaatgttacaaCAATATTGAGAATATTGTGTAAATTACTTGCACTATGGCAACTATCTTACAATCTGATAGTAGTACCAAAGCCCCACACACTGAATGCAGGGTAGAGGGGCTGTGTGAATGCAGTCTGGACTCTGTGCAGAAGCTGCATGCCATCTGAGACACTGTAAAATGCAAGTATTCCTGCTGCATGATCCAGGTAGATGCCAATACGAGATGGCACTGGAGCAGTAATATCTTTGCTCTTATTATTGTGCACAAAGGATAATTTGGAGTCAGAGCAGTACAGACTCCAGGACTTGTCGTTCCAGCCCAGGCTGCATTCATTGCTGTTTCCTTTACGTCTGATTCCCCTGTAGGTGACAGCCATGTCTATTTCTGTCCCACTCCagtccacctcccagtaacaacgaTCAGTCAAGCTCTCTCTGCACAAGACCTGCAATGAAATGGATGAAATTAGAGGTTAAAAGACTAAGTTTATGCATGGCTTATAACAGCTGTTAAGATGAGAATTTACTCAACtgaatgtatttttattgtaagAATATCTTCAAAGACTAGACTAAATACAAAAAGACTGATTTGGATAGCAATTTCTCCATCAATACCAACAAAAGATACTAAGTTTACACAAGAGAGAGGAgaacaacaaattaaaaaaattaaaagtacatGATTCAATTGACAATTTTTTAGAAATAAGTCTGACAAACTTGGGCTGCTTTAGGAGGGTGATTCAAAGGGAAAGTTCCCAGACAGTTAAGTCCCCTTTTACTCTTAAGTCTATATTTGGCTATTCTAAATGTTGACAATGTAAATATTGCTTGGAAACCTGTGCAAAAACCCAATACAGATAATTTCAATAATATATTTGGCTATTCTTTCAGGCACACAAAATGACATCCTGTTGGGCAGTGATGTCTCACCTGCTGCCAGTGGTCGAATCGGTCTGGGTGGTCAGGGTAGTTCTTAGGCTCATTCTTCATCGTAGCTGTTCGGTTACCCTCGGTGAGATGAAGGTTGCGATGGACGCTGTTGACCTCCAGGACCAACTGGCAGGAGTCTAAACAATGCAGGACAATGTCATTATTAATTCTCTCTGTATTGTTGATAATCTGTTTTCCTATTTAATGGTATCATATGTTTTGGTATTTGTCTCTTTTGAGATTAAAAGtttctctgcttttcttttgcTTCATCGTGTTGCAAATTAATCACTAAACACTTGTGACACAATCTGTCCTGACCTTTTCACTTCTCTGTTGGTTCGGTAATCTTAACATCACTAAACAGAGTTGTGAAGATGAGCAACAAGATATTGGTAGTTCAACAGTGCACATTATCTGAACTGTTCCATAGTCTGTTGATGAAGTGTTGAGGACGTCAGAGATGCTGACAAAAGGAGTTGGTGATGTAATGATTGGatgctgatgttgttgttgacGATTATTGTTGTTGATTATATTGTGTCAACTTTGTAAGGCTGATAAGCACTTTTCCTACCCTGTGTAGGCTACTTTGACGGTGCTTCCTATGCACCTTGCTCAGTACTTGTATTTCTTTGTTCTCATACTGTAACGGTTGTGTTACAGTTTTTACTGTATTTCAGACTTACTCGTGACTTTGTGTATAtcttgtatgtatttatgtgtcttTTATGTGTTTATACCTGCTGCACACCCAATAGCTCTTCggggacacaaataaagttGGTAAAATAGGTTTAGGAATAACAAAGGTTAGCATACCTTTGATTTATAACTCCCAAGCATAAGCTTGTTAAAATGCTTTCCACGGGTGGAGTACCGGGAACACCTGTGTTTGTTTAAGTGATACTGAGCTGTAAGTTTGCTCTCTTACATTTCACCAAACCAGTTCTGCAAGGAGCATACCTTCTATGACACTCTGTTCAATTGTTTCACCACATAGTGTAGTCATGCCTTTGTTTGGGATGGACATGGTCCTGCTACATGTCACCATGACTCCTGTTTTGAACCTTGTTAGTACAGAATACATTTCACTTGCTGGAATGTGAGTGGGGTTTGATATAACTGCGAAGTAGCCTTGCTCACTTGGCGCTAAAAGTTTCACAACAGGTTAAAGGCACACTTCTCTGTAACTCACATTTCAGGAAATCTTCTCTCGTCTTTGGTTGTTCCCTTGTCTTTGGTTCTTCTCTTGTCTTTGGTTGTTCCCTCAAAATTGAGTCCCTCTTTGTCCTTGTTTCACTTTCTTGCGTGATGTAGACATCTTTAACTAAGAGGCAGATAAAAACGCATGGCAGCATGAGCTTTAATAAAAGCAACAGAAGACTGCAAGGCCTCAATGCTACTTTAGATGATAAAAGACAAACGTGTTCACCTGTTCCTGAGATTTTGCTCATTTCTATCTTGCTGACTTCTTCTACTTGTAATTTCAGTGAAGCGATGGCTCTCTTGGTGGCATCAAAGGAGTAATTGGGGGCAACACTTATGTTGTTGAGGTCCTCATATCCTGAGGGGCCTGACAGAGACTGCCAGCCCTGGTAAAAGGGTGACAGATATAGAGTTGAGCCTAAACATTGCATAATATGACTGAAAAAGACTCCTGATTTTTGCACAATACAAGGTCCTCAGTACAGATCAGCCTCACCTGCAGAAAATGTATGTGATCATCGGTGTGTGAGAGCTTCTCGAGGTCAGTGTGTTTCTTCTTTAGCAGAGTGATCTCTTCCTCCAAGCGGTCTAGCAGTATCTCAGCCCGTGTCAAAGTGGTCTTTTCGTGCGAGCGGATCATCTCCTTGACTTCATTGTACTTCCTCTCGATGGAAAGCAGAAGCTCAGTGAAGATCCGCTCATTCTCCTCTTGGGCAGTTTGAGCCGAGTGCTGATGAGATAcatcagaaagagagggagttTGTTCAAATATGGATGGAAAAGCAGTCAAAAGCATCCTGCTGTTTCAACTTGAGTGAGATGATTTTTTTACTCACTTTAACTGATTCAACAGCTTGTCGCAGATCCTGCCACTTTTTAACTCTCTGGTCAATCCTTTGTTGAGATTTGTTCAATGTAGTACCAAGTTGTTTCTGTTGAGGGAAagacattaaagtgctcatatcagCCTTGTACAATTGTAAATAACCTTTCAAATCACTCATTGAGAATATTTACCAAAAGTATAGATTGAGAGATTGTTTTCACCACTCACTTGTTTCTCAGTCCTCTCAGTTCCAGCCGGGACAATGTCGTGGTGTTTGTGTTCATCCATcatgcacaaaacacacacggATGTCTCATCAGTGCGACAGAAAGCCTCCAGCAACTTGTCATGCTGTGCACAGATCTTCTCTCTCATCTGACCTGTAGCTTTGACCAGCTTGTGCTTCATCAGGGCAGGGTAGTCATAATGAGTCTGCAGGTGGGTTTCGCAGTAAGATGCCAGGCACACCAAGCAGGACTTCTCAGCCTTCTGCTTCcttgttgtgcagaagtcacaGAGGACTTCACCGGGCATGTCCTGGGACCTGGACTGGGACCTGGACTGGCTACGACTGGTAGAGCGGCGAGATTTCTCCAAGCTGCTGTATCTGTCTAAGTCCAGAGGGATAGGGCgggacattttctttttcttttaccagGAGTTAAACAAAGATGTCCAGCAGATACGAGAAGAAAATTTAAATCCACAGGTGATTTAGCTCAGCAGCGATATGTTAATCCCTTAATAAAATGTGTTGAGATCAACAGCTGAAGAAAAGACTCAACAAAAAGTATGCAGCACTATGTATTCCACAGAGAAAATTTGTTCCTGAAGTCAACAGCTTCAGTGAAACTGTGTGACTGACACTGTGTGCGGCAGAATGTTAGCTATGTACTCAACTCTCATTGTGAAACCAGTATTCCTGGTTGGGTGTTTAATGGACAGGGAATGGGTGTTACTACAAATGTGCTACCTTAAACAAATAGGGTAAAGACAAAGAAGAGGAACAGTTAAAACTACAATAATAAATAAGCATTTACAGCACTTCATTATTGATGTAGCCTACACATTAAGAAATGTCACAATTAAATGTATTAGTTTTTTATCTGAAAATGCTAAAACACTAATATTTCTTATTTGAGACTATAGATAGCATGGATAGCACAATAAACAACCTTCACAGAGTACATTATTTGTTTAAGTGTTGATATGTTTCCGAAGTGTCACACCTACCAGACTCACCCTTAATAAAGCTGTTATCTACAAAAATCATTATTTAACTATATCTACACTGTTTTTCAAATCACATTTGTGCTATGTTTCTCTCCCTTTATATGTGCTGCCCATACTATCAGGACATTAATCAAACacttaaaaacaacataaaaacaaaacagcatcaTCTTGTGGGACTAATTCATTACTACATTAAATATATGCCCCTCTGTGTAGCCTCTATCACACAAATAACAGTGCACTGTATACAACAACAAGGACTGCGGAGGATTGAACCTCACCCATAGTTTGACTCTCCCACTTCCATATTTTCTACCAATTGGTGATAAGTATATACACATCGCCTATATCTCAGCATCTTACCACATATTTTGGCCTGGCTGCCATAGTTTACATTTAGTACTTTTGGTAGGCtacttaagtatattttgatgccaaCACTTTTGTACATTTACTTTGGTAACATTTTGAATACAGGActtgtatttgtattgtatttctgTACACTGTGGTGTTGTTATTTTTACAAGATAATAGTAGCCTACTTCTTCTTGGAAATATCATAGACTTTTAATATTAAGTCTATAGGGAATACTAAAGTGTTTCTGTGTGATCTCCTGTCTGTCTCCGAGGCTGTAGGGGGTGATAGTGGTCTCCTTGCTGTATGAAAATGACAATGATTGCTTTCGCTAAAGTGCGTCGATAGTCCAACGTTGGCGCCAGATGAGCTGTGGCGCCAGctacacacaggcaggcagagagagagagaggaagacacaGCAGTTTGACCAGCCTAACAACAGCTTGCAAGACCGTCTCAACTCAGAGTTTGAAGCATATAAAcgattctctttttctctctcttcagaAATCAAAAAGTAAAAGGACATAAGGTGGGTGTGCATGCAAGTATTCGTACATTTAAAACTGATTATTCATCGTTTAAATGCAACTTAATGTTACTCTATCATGAATAGTAGCAGCGTTAAGGCAGAGTGGAGTCTCTGTATAACTGACTATAACGTTAATCGTAGTTATTTATTATGGTAGTCAACGTGTGGGTTGTTTATTTTATGTCTCCTGCTATAATAGTAACGTTACCGAACTTTGTAATGGAAAAATACAGGCCTTGGCTCGCTCTGGTTGTTACATTTCGTCCTGTTGGAAAAGCAGACAAACACAGGgacctagctaacgttactggtaTGATAAACTATTTCAGATTTGAATTTCATCCAGGTTATTTTTTAGACCCGTTCGTTGTAGAATCGGCCCAGCCACCTTTCTTGGCTCAACGTCCAGTTTATCTTTGCATGCGAAACCAGACATAACATGGTCGGATGGGCGGTTAAGCAAAGCTTCCGCTGCGATGTTTTACAATCTACAGGCAAGTACTAGACTGGATAGCAGCATTTAGCCGTGCTAGCAAACTGGATTAGCTAGCTGCCTTGTTAGCTTGGAATCATGGCTACGTAGCCAGCACGCTAATAGTGTCTCGGCTGGATAGCTGCTAACATCAGCAAGGCCGCCATTGAAGAAGTCGTGGTGCGGTTAGTCGGGTGCTGCCGCATTAGAGGAGGGCTCTAGGTTCATTGCCAAGATCCATCGTGCCCTCTTAAGCAGCAGTATGTTTACATGATCGTTTTCTATTGAGTTAGTTTTTTAAACCGCTGTGGGATTTGTGTCCTGCACGGATTCTTATGCAAGCAAAAGGCGTCCTTTCCCGGGCTTTTCGCGCAGCATTCATCGCCCTCACGGTTAGCCATCTTTGTTTCAGTTAGCCAACTCCTGGTTGGAATTACGATGTGGCTCTTAGCTTGCTACCTTACTTACCATTAGCCTACGACGTCGTATTTCGCTGCTACTACGTGTTACAAAGTATCTCCACATTGGCATAGGTGTGTTTGGCTAAacggtgtgtgtttttgagttaCTCTTGAGATCGCTTCGGGGGCAGCTCTTAATTCAATATGTTATGAAGGGCGGAAGCTAACTCTGCTAGCTAACTAGCAAGCGGCAGCCATCTTAGGCGAGCATGTAATCTTGGCTAGCTGAAAGTGCTGGTGTGGCACAACAAGATGGCCTGATAATACTCGCACAAGGAGAATTTCCGCGTCGCTAGTTGTGTCGTAAATAGCAACAAATTACCCAATTCGACATTTTAATGTAAGTATTTCACTGTTCTTAGGGTCTCTACTACATTTACTCGCGTGTTGCTTTTGCTAAGAAGCTAGTTAGCTGGCTAAATTGCGAACACATTAGCAGCTAACACAATGCTGTCTTGTCGTTAACCAGTCCCCCCTCGACCATAGCCAGCTAACTAGCGGCTATTTGTAGCTGTTATTGAAGGCTAGCAACCAACTGTTCAATGTTTAATAACAAAGCATTGTTATTTAAATGCCTCTACACCTTAACTTGTATTTATTAATCATGTATAGCGAACTGCAGAGATGATCGAAATCTGCATGCCGGTAAGGTTTTGGTTTGCGGATTAAGTTAGAATTGGAAGCTTGATCATGATGTGGTCCACTTTGATTTTATCAATTGTGTTAGCAAGTGAAGCTCGTCTTGAGCGCTAACTTGGCTAGCAAATTGATCACTTAGCTTGCTAGTATCGTTAGTAAT contains:
- the ftr14l gene encoding tripartite motif-containing protein 16 is translated as MSRPIPLDLDRYSSLEKSRRSTSRSQSRSQSRSQDMPGEVLCDFCTTRKQKAEKSCLVCLASYCETHLQTHYDYPALMKHKLVKATGQMREKICAQHDKLLEAFCRTDETSVCVLCMMDEHKHHDIVPAGTERTEKQKQLGTTLNKSQQRIDQRVKKWQDLRQAVESVKHSAQTAQEENERIFTELLLSIERKYNEVKEMIRSHEKTTLTRAEILLDRLEEEITLLKKKHTDLEKLSHTDDHIHFLQGWQSLSGPSGYEDLNNISVAPNYSFDATKRAIASLKLQVEEVSKIEMSKISGTVKDVYITQESETRTKRDSILREQPKTREEPKTREQPKTREDFLKYSCQLVLEVNSVHRNLHLTEGNRTATMKNEPKNYPDHPDRFDHWQQVLCRESLTDRCYWEVDWSGTEIDMAVTYRGIRRKGNSNECSLGWNDKSWSLYCSDSKLSFVHNNKSKDITAPVPSRIGIYLDHAAGILAFYSVSDGMQLLHRVQTAFTQPLYPAFSVWGFGTTIRL